The sequence below is a genomic window from Tachyglossus aculeatus isolate mTacAcu1 chromosome Y4 unlocalized genomic scaffold, mTacAcu1.pri scaffold_167_arrow_ctg1, whole genome shotgun sequence.
CATTGGCCGTTTCTGGGCCTATGGGCCCTGCCACAGCCGGGACTGGGGTAAGAGTGTATATACATGGGGAAAGGGTTGAATGGCCTCACCTTGACAAGCTTGTCCCAGCCACAGGAGACAATAATGGGGTTGCTGCTGTTGGGTGAGAAGCGCACACAGGACACCCACTCAGAGTGGCTCTCATCCTGCAGGGGGAGAAGAAGCAGGTTCAGCTCAGACCCTATGGACTGTGGCATGTGACTGTGGGGTCATGATGGAGTTGGCCAGTGGCAAGAGCTCACCATGCCAGTCACATTTCACTTAGTTGCCCACCCCTTATCCTCTCACATAGACCTTAATCCAGCAGCCACACTCTACTCAggcttcccactccctcccctgtgCCACTCTGAACCTGCTCCATGAGATTAACTCTGCTCCCAGATTTCTCTACCACTTGTTCAGGCAAGCCACCCACCTGGCCTCTCTAAAACGGGGGTAATTCTTTGACAGCAGGGACTGGGCCCCATgcaaaggcagggggatgggcccAGTGACCTCTTGGGGCCCTTTCCCACCTGCACCTCACCTGTACAGTGTACTTGCAGACACCTAGGGTGTTCCACAGCTTGATGGTCTTGTCCCGGGAGCCAGAGACAATCTGTCGATTGTCCGAGGAGAAGGCCACGCTCAGTACATCCTTGGTGTGGCCCACAAAACGTCGTGTGGTGGTGCCACTGTGTGGACAAGGAAAGGGAAACAGATTTGGTCACTGCTCTGCTCCCAGGGGTCTCCTTGCCTTGCCTTGGTCTCCCTGAGTGTTCCATCCGAATTGCAGGATCTGTTAGCCCAAATGGCGTCAGCCACCATGTGTCATGCCTCATCCTTGGGACTCTGTTCTCACCCCGACAGACTGTCCCACACTAATGCCCAGCCCCATTTCAATAATCTAACTGGAGATCTtacataataagtgtggtattgtCAAGaacttaccatatgtcaagcactgttttaagcacttatgtacaagtttatcagtttcGACACAGACCATTTCACACATGCTCACAGTATACGTAGCAGGGAGCACAGCTATTACAGGAGGCAACAGAAGCCCAGGAGTAAACtagcttgctcatggtcacacatcaggcaagtgatgTAGTTGGGACtggccttggactcccaggcccaagctctttctactaggccatgccgcttcaccACATGCACTTCATGCACACTGAAATCCATCACCTTAATTCCCCTCACCTTCACAACCACATGTATCAGGCCCAtccatcatttttttcttttaacatttgttaagaatttactaagaGCCAGGGATTCTAACAAGTGCTGCaacatatacaagctaatcaggttggatactatccctgtcccacaaagagctcagtcttaataccccttttacagatgagggaccagaggcacagagaagtgaggtgtttgcccagggttacacagcagaaaagtggcagagcttgggttagaacccaggtctttctgaatcccaggcctctgctctaccccatagGCCCCCTCCCTGACTCAGCCAGCAGCTTTGTGGGTGGGTACTTGCGTTGTGAGATCCCAGAGGCGCAGGGTCCCATCCCAGGAGCCAGACAGGGCAAACTGTCCATCTGAGGAGATGACCACATCGCTGACAAAGTGGGAGTGGCCACGCAAGGCCCGCTGAGGGATGCCGTAGTTGGTCTCATCCCGAGTTAGCTTCCACATGATGATGGTCTTATCTAGGATGGTGGAAATGGGAACAATCAATCCAACTGCTTTTAGTCAGAGCTtactgtacacagcactgtactaagcgcttgggagagtatagtacaatagagttgggagacactttccctgccaagtTGCTTGAAATTCAGAGGTGATGAAAGCTGGGTGCAGGCTGCCCTGCCTATCTGACCCCTGAAGAATCCTTTCTACTTGctggctgctctccctccttcagtcttataaaatcatatctcctccaagaggccttccttgtccAGGCCTTCTTTACCCCAATTCGCCATCCTTTCTGTACCCTCTGATCACCTGTCATTCATCCTagtcccactcccacagcacttttatccatgtccttacactctgccaactcccctaatggcaacctacttaatgataatgttggtatctgtcaagtacttattatgtgccaagcactgttcttaataataatggcatttgttaagtgcttactttgtgcaaagcactgttctaagccctggggaggatacaaggtgatcaggttgccccacgtggggctcacagtcttaatccccattttacagatgaggtaactgaggcaccaagaagtaacttgctcaaagtcacacagccgacaagtggcagagctggggttagaacccatgacctctgactcctaagcccatgcatgctctttccactaagccacgctgcatcactaACCTATTTCCACATCAGTCTACCCATCTAGACtgttaaattccttgtgggttggGGAATGCACTGaccaactgttgtattataccctcccaagtgcttagttcacagtTCTGTATGTAATAAgccttcaacaaatatcatttactTAACTGTTCACTAGAGGTCATGAATATTTGactgatggggaaagggagaagaaagagactgAATCCAGGCCCATTTGGAAGGGTGTGAGATGCTGGGACAAAAGCTCGAGGAAGGTATTGGTTGAATCTCCTTCTCAGGGAAAaatttcttatgggcagggaaacggTCTACTGACTcagttgaattttactctcccaggcatttagtaccatcctgtccacacagtaagtgctcaataaatataactgattgaatgaGTTTGGTGATGCTCTGAAGGGAGACAGGGCATGGACTATATGAGTTTTAAAAACTCCACTCATTGGAAGTGTCTGGGCTGTGGCCACTGCCAGGTTcatggccagaggcagggcagatGCTCAGAAACAGGTTATGGATATCAGCACAGGAAATAAGATGGCATGTTATGAGTTCTTTACTGCTCCTCCTTAAGCCCCCAGGGGAGTGCCATTCAGGCAGAGctagactattagctccttgaaagcaggaataaTGTCTACCAAGTGAACTGTGTTcttacaagtgcttaacacagttatCTGTACAAACACAGCAATATCATCAACTGTATCTAAATAATTTCAACAGTGATTTGTCTCacttgactataagctccctaGGGGAGGGGACATTGAGTCAATTTTTCTTGgatctttttctacaaaaaaattcaGGCCGTGTATGTTCACTCAAGAACATCCagagttgcctatccacctcaccATCCACTTCAGAGCATCCAACTTGcctcctccaattcattcattccgacAGCACCTCActattttcctactacaacccagcccagacacttctctcctctaatgtcaacctactcactgtaccttgatcttatttctgacctcttgcccaacccctgcctctggcctgcaacactctccctcctcatatctagcaatcactctctccaatttcaaagccttcctgaagacacatctcctccaagccttccctgactaaattcttctttccttttcccccattacattctgcatcacctttatttgctctctttattcacccctcccacagcatttatgtatttatccataatttattaaaatTTACATTAACAACTGTCTTGTCTATAGTGAGAGCATAGAAATGTGTCGTCAGCTATACTGCCGTGTTATAGTCTCCACGCTCGTTTCAGTGCTGTGCAaacggaaagcactcaataaacttatTGGTCACTTCATTGTTTCATACTTCTCAGGTAGTTGTTCAAGGTTAAAGctacttcaatcaaccaatcgtgcTTCTTGCATGGCAATACTAAGCATTTTGAagagaagctcattatgggcagggatctgtGTCTtataccttgtattctcccaagtgctttggacagtgttctgcactcagtgagtgcttatttaaataccactaactgactaCTTCTGCAAACCAACTATCCCCTCTCCATTCTGTCAAGGAAGTCCTGAAATAACCTGAATCCTAAAGATTGTTCCTGCATCAaaggagagcacaattcaatgatctccaaccaatcaatggtatttattgagcacctactgggtgcagagcaatgtaagaGCTTttaagagcacaacacaacagttaGTAGATATAGCCCCTGCACACATCAAGTTTACAATCCAGGAGAGGTAAGCagtcgctgtaataataataataataatggcatttattaagtgcttactatgtgcaaagcactgttctaagcgctggggaggttacaaggtgatcaggttgtcccacttggagctcagtcttaatccccattttacagatgaggcaactaaggcctagagaagttaagtgacttgctcaaagtcaggactgacaatcagcagagccgggatttgagccgatGACTTCAGacttccaaagcccttgctctttccattgaaccacgctgctctcATTCATGGTTTCCTGACGGCCTAGGGAAGGCCTGGGAGGTTCCCAGCAGGCTTTGAGGGGGCAGTGTACGATAAAGGGTGAGATGATGAcagctttgttaagcgcttactaggtgccaaacactgtactaagcgctggggtggacttcgggttgtcccatgttggactcacagtcttaatccccattttacagatgaggtaattgaggcccagggaagtgaagtgacttgcccaacgtcacacagctgacaaatggcagggccagaattaaaacccacaacctctggctcccaagcctgtgcctgaCACCAGGCCCACTTCTGTCTACCCTGTGAGGTCTCTACAGAATGCAGGGCTCGGACGTCTCGCCACATATTGGCCGAGATTAGCCTAATGGTCCCTGGAACTTCGGTCCAATCCCGAGGTTTAGTCCCTTCCAAAGATTTCTCCAGGCTCCCCTTTTCCCCATTTACACCATATTTTTGTAACTCTAGCAACCGGCCGCTCCAACCCACTCCCACTTAACCCACTCAATGGTAGGGTCCAAACAATCCGGGAGGCCCAACTCTCTGAGTTTCTACGTATGCAATCCCGACATATACGCTCTCCCAAATCTATCCTTACGAGGACTCCACTCTACGGGTGTAACCGCCACAGCACCTCCAAGCCCAAGAAAGGTGGTCGAtctgcctgcccccacccctaTGGGGTTTGTTGGTCCCGCCCAACCAGGCTTCCCATTAGGAGATGATAATGTAAGCAAGCCTGTTACCCCGCGAGGAGGAAAGAATCATGTCCGGGAACTGAGGGGTCGTGGCGATCTGGGTCACCCAGCCATTGTGACCCTTAAGGGTGCCGCGGAGGGTCATCTGCTCGGTCATGGTTGCGAAGGGTTTGAGGGTCGATCCTGGTGGGGTGGGTGGAGCCGGATTGTGTTAGCTCCGCGGACAAACAGGAACCACACCACCACCTCCCTTGAAGACTCAACAATAAAAAAGGAAGCGACTTCCGGCAGGAACCGGAAACAATCTTCCTTTTCTGGCCCAAAATGGTGGCTCCCATCTAGCTCACCATACCCCAAAATGGCGGTTGCCCGGAGTATGCATACAAAATAGGGGCGGGCCCGATTGCGgtgggcagatcaatcaatcaatcaatcaatcaatcaatcaatcaatcaatcaatcgtatttattgagcgcttactatgtgcagagcactgtactaagcgcttgggaagtacaagttggcaacatatagagacagtccttacccaacagtgggctcacagtctaaaagggggagacagagaacagaaccaaacataccaacaaaataaaataaataggatagaaatgtacaagtaaaataaataattaaataaataaatagagtaataaatatgtacaaccatatagacatatatacaggtgctgtggggaagggaaggaggtaagatggtgtaAGATCGATTTGGTGACGTTTAAAATGGGTTTCTCTGGCGCTGTTACGGCCCGGAAATGGCCATTTCATACGTTTCGAGAGCGAGCGAGTTGGTGGTTCTATGTCACTTTATGTtgctcgccccctccccctcccctcccccctcccccccctcccccctctctctctctccctctccctccctctctctctctcccccctccccctctctccctctctctctccctccctccccctctctctccctctctccccccctctccctctctccctctccccctcttcctctcccttccctccctctccctctccctctctctctccctctctctctcgctctctctctctcctcctctacctccttctccctccctctctcgccctccttctccctctgcccctccctcttcttctccctctctctccctctctcttcctcctttttgcaTCAAGACCCCATCTATCTGCACTTCTTGAGAGCTCATTAGGTAGGTGTCTGTCATGAGGTCCTATGAGATAGAATTGAGCGAGGATGGTTAATGGAGAAAAAAGGGGAATTATAGGGCACACTGTATGGTCGGAGACAACATCATGGTGCAAAACAGCTTCCGGTGCACCTCACCTGAAGTTTAGATAGGAATTGTAGTAAAGATGAAATTGTAGCTCATATGGAAGAGGAAGAGTGTCTATTGCAGCGTGGGTTAGAACACATACAAGGCACAAttgctttttatttttgttttgctaAAGAAACATatactttttttaaagaaaccatAAACTACAGACCACTAAATCCTTCCCCAGGAACTTGATATTGAGAGGAAAACTCCAATCCCCAAACTCCCAACCTTGGCTGAGCCAAATTTCAATGACCCCTTTCTCTTCAGAAAATACATGTGTCTGTATGTCTTTTATTGTTCTTCCCTTCACTTCTCAAGATACTTTATGCTCACTTTCAAAATTCAGCTCTGCTTACTGGTACTTCTGACTGACCCGATAACCTCAGCTTCTGAAAAAACTTTCAGCTACTCGCTTTGTAATGACTCTTTTCCTTCTGACTTTAAGTGTCTTTGTGttctaatgtaaaaaaaaaagttgggattACATACTCTTCtttccaccccatctccctcttaccgtTCCTGTCCAAGCTTCTGGAATGGGTTGAATACAACTTGCCTGTAATTCCTCATCCCCAGCACGCTTGTTGACACTCCACATTGAGGTTTCTGTTCCCTGCACCCCTCTGACACCCCGGTATCCTTCTCTAGGTGCACCAATGACACCTACACAAATCTCTGGTGGACCAGTTCGGTGGCTGGGTCACTGTGATGTTCTGCACACTGACCTGGGAAAGgaacactcccaagggcttagttcaatgccctacacataataagcactcaataaatacgactattgAGTTACTGTGTTGAttcacccagtcgtatttattgagcgtttactgtgtgcagagcactgtactaactgcttggaaagtacaattcagaaatagagacaatccctgcccatgataggcttgcattctagaaggggggagacagacatctaaacaagtaaacaggtgtcaaaagcattaatataaataaatagaattacagatatatacacattaaaacaagtaaatgggtattaatgtaaataaatagaattatagatatgtacaaatatacaaaagttctgtggggctaggaggggtggTAGAACAAAGGaagtgagttggggcaatggggaggggagggggagctgggaatggggggcttagtctggaggtggtgagccttcagtagggttttgaattggggaagtgtggttgtttggtggacttgaggagggagggtgttccaggctagaggtaggacattgGCCAGGGGTCAAAGGTGGGAACAAGGCTCAgtaaggttagcaccaggggagcgGAGTgcgcaagctgggctgtagaaggagtgaaggaaggttaggtaggaagggttaaagggatggagagctttgaagccaatagtgaggagtttttgcttgatacagaagtTAATAGGCACccattggagattttttgaggaaaaaggtaatccaggcagcaaagtgaagtatagattgaaatggggagacaggaggttgggaggtcaaaaaggatgctgatgcagtaatccagtcagaatagaatgagtgattgtactaacatggtagccatTTAGATGGATAGGAAAAGGTCTGGgacaaaagagaaaaagaatgcccta
It includes:
- the LOC119921749 gene encoding receptor of activated protein C kinase 1-like, producing the protein MTEQMTLRGTLKGHNGWVTQIATTPQFPDMILSSSRDKTIIMWKLTRDETNYGIPQRALRGHSHFVSDVVISSDGQFALSGSWDGTLRLWDLTTGTTTRRFVGHTKDVLSVAFSSDNRQIVSGSRDKTIKLWNTLGVCKYTVQDESHSEWVSCVRFSPNSSNPIIVSCGWDKLVKVWNLANCKLKTNHIGHTGYLNTVTVSPDGSLCASGGKDGQAMLWDLNEGKHLYTLDGGDIINALCFSPNRYWLCAATGPSVKIWDLEGKIIVDELKQEVISTSSKAEPPQCTSLAWSADGQTLFAGYTDNLVRVWQVTIGTR